The Alistipes finegoldii DSM 17242 DNA segment CCCGTCGTTGATGATTGTTCCGTGTTACCGTAATCTCATATCCGAGAAATTTCGCCGATTTACCCGTATGGGTTATCAGCGTCTTTTCTTCGGACAGTTCGAGGGCGAGGCTTTCGGATAGGAATGATTTAATATCCTCCTTTATCCGCAGTGCATCCTCTTTGCTACCGATTACACCCAGAATAAAATCGTCGGCGTAACGGATGTATTTGAGCCTGCGGTAACTTCCGTCCATTTCATCTCCGCTTGGAAATGCTGCACGTTCCTGTTCGATGGCTTTGAGTCTTGCGACCAAAGCCGCCTTCTCAGTCCCGTCTTTTATCTTTTTCAGTTTCCGCACAGTCCGTTTTCGTTCATTGGCCAAATCGTTGCTCTCTTTGCCCGGCCTGCGTTTGGTTCCCATGTCGAAATGTCGGATATACTCTTTCACGTACTTGTCTAATTTATCGAGGTATATATTCGCCAGAATCGGGCTGACGATACCTCCCTGCGGCATTCCGCTGTAAGTGTTGTGAAACGTCCAATCCTCGACGTATCCCGCTTTCAGGAATTTCCGTATCAGACGGATAAAACGGTCATCTGAAATGCGCTCCCGCAGGATTCCGACAAGTACATCATGGTCAATGTTGTCGAAGAACCCTTTGATGTCGCCCTCGATAAACCATTTCGCCCCGCTGAACGTCTTTTGAATATGAAGTAATGCTGTGTGACAGCTCCGTTTAGGTCGGAAACCGTGCGAGGTGGTCTCAAAATGTCCCTCGTAAATGGCTTCCAGAATCATGCGGACTACCTCCTGCACCAGCTTGTCTTCAAAAGCCGGTATTCCCAGAGGGCGCGTTTTCCCGTTTTTCTTCGGGATATGCACCCTCCGCGACGGGTGAGGCTGATAACTTTCGTCTTTCAACGAGGCTATCAGCGTTTCGATCCGGGCAAGGCTCATCTCGTCGATACTGCGACCGTCGGAGCCTTTGGTCGTACTGCCTCCGTTCGATGCGATCTTTTGGTAGGCAACATAGAACAACTCTTCGTTGAACAGAATCCGGTAAAGGCGTTCGAACTTGTAGCTCGAATCCTTACTGTGTTCGTTCAGACTGTTTAATACTCTTTCCGGACTTCTCATAATGTCTCTCACATTATCCATTAAATTGTATTAAAGAAAATTAGCTGCCTCCCTTCGCCATGTGCAGGGCGTTACCCTGCCCGGACTACTACGGAGGCTCCGTTACCGTGCCGGATATTCAGAGGTCTGCACCTCATAGCCTTACGGCGTTCCGGTTTAGGTAATCCCCGTTTACTTACTTAGTAACTGTTGGCATGATGGATTGTCGGATGCGATTTCCGTCCTTTACCATTTATCATGGTTGCTCTGCGGCAAGTTCTTGCTTGCGTCCGTACCTATACACCGGAGCAGTACCGCAGTATGACGATTTCAGTTACCTTACGTCATAGCCTTCAAGTAGAGCAGCTCGGACTGTCGTTCAAACAATTCGGTTTTCATCCTCATATCCATCGTTTCATCTTGCCGTTCAGTGGCAGTCTGGTAACTGACTGACTTACGACGTTCCCGACATGCTACACTCCCCGTCCGGTTTCCCTTTCGGATAAGTCGGGTGATGATAGGTTTTTCAAAGAACACTTACCTAATCCCTTGCCAGTGGGATATTTACTAAGCAGCTTGTACGGGCGCACAGAGATATTTCAGATACTCCGCCATACCTTCCTTGGCGATAGCCTTCCACGCTTCCTCGATGAGAATAACCTTTCGCACGCCCTGTAACCGTCGCATCTTATTGATGAAGGTTTCCATGATGATGAGCGTTACGATCGGGAATAGGATTTTGTGATCCTTAATATTATCTAACTCAAAGATCACAAGACGTTTTGAGAGCAAATCCAACTGTTTGTCGGAGTTGAGAAGATAGTCATACTCGCCACCCTTGTAGTAGGGTTCAAGCACATTGAGAAATCCATCGACATCGAAATCTTTTTCCCGGACATTTTTCTGCCGCAGAAGCCGCCGGTAATCGCTGCCCACGAATTCATAAAACGTGTTAAACGAAGGAATCAGTTCAGAATCCTTTCTCAGTTCGGCCAGATAGAGATTAACGGCATTGGAAAGAGCTACCTCCTCGGCCCGCGTCGGCGGTTCATTCTCGCGTTTCCACAGAGTCAGAATCAAGGTTTTGATAGACTCTCGTTTCTCAATGTCGAAAATCCCGTCATCCGTATAAAACGGATTGAAGCAGATCGGGTTTTCGTCGGTATAGGTAAAATAGATGCCGTCCTTCCCATGCGTCTTTTGATTCACAAGTTCACACAATCCTTTGTACGAATTACCAGTGTCAACAAGTACAATATGCGCTCCCTGCTCCCAGTATTGACGAACTAAATGATTGGTAATAAACGACTTGCCACTCCCCGAAGGCCCGACGATACATTTATTTCTGTTCTGGATTATACCTCGTTTCATCGGCAAATCCGAGATGTCGAGATGTATGGGAATTCCAGTATGCCGATCGACCATTTTGATCCCGAAGGGTGACGGACTGCTGCGGTAATTTGTCTCTGCGGTGAAAAAGCATAAAGCCGGCTCCAAAAAGGTATAAAATGATTCCTCAGCGGGAAAATCCGCTTCATTACCCGGAATAGCGCCCCAGAACAATGCCGGAACATCAACCGTATTGTGATGGGGCG contains these protein-coding regions:
- a CDS encoding reverse transcriptase domain-containing protein, with the protein product MRSPERVLNSLNEHSKDSSYKFERLYRILFNEELFYVAYQKIASNGGSTTKGSDGRSIDEMSLARIETLIASLKDESYQPHPSRRVHIPKKNGKTRPLGIPAFEDKLVQEVVRMILEAIYEGHFETTSHGFRPKRSCHTALLHIQKTFSGAKWFIEGDIKGFFDNIDHDVLVGILRERISDDRFIRLIRKFLKAGYVEDWTFHNTYSGMPQGGIVSPILANIYLDKLDKYVKEYIRHFDMGTKRRPGKESNDLANERKRTVRKLKKIKDGTEKAALVARLKAIEQERAAFPSGDEMDGSYRRLKYIRYADDFILGVIGSKEDALRIKEDIKSFLSESLALELSEEKTLITHTGKSAKFLGYEITVTRNNHQRRDVQGRLRRTYGKRVRLNVSMATLRDKLLEYGAMEIKLRNGKEIWKPKCRSGLIFNDDLEILDRYNRETVGFCNYYLIANNCVVLHNFRYIMEYSMYKTFAGKYRSTVRKINKKYRLNKLFTVKYEQKGVIKSRTFYKTSFKRRTTAFNGSCDIEPYSIADVSRTNLTDRLKAEKCELCGATGKLIMHHVRNLKDLKGKESWKRLMSARKRKTIALCPSCHRLRHLGKV